Within Telopea speciosissima isolate NSW1024214 ecotype Mountain lineage chromosome 8, Tspe_v1, whole genome shotgun sequence, the genomic segment TGTCGGAATTCGAGGAGTGATGAATGATGATCGCATAGCTATCGGAAATCGTGATGATCCAGTTGGTTCGACCAGCTTTGATGGCTCCATCCGTCCATAGCTGATCACCTTTGTTAGTTGAGCGGAGACTGACTGATCATCCTTTCCCCCCACGATCTCACAGGTCAGGACCTTTTGCTTCTAACTCGGTTGAGTATTTAGTATATGTGTTTCTTCGGATCGTTGGGTTCGTTCCGAAAGTGAAATATCAAGCGCCACACTATCATAGTTAGAAGCTGCGAGCGAGGGCCCGTAGGGGGTCAACAAAGGTCTCAAATAAGAATAGATAGAAGTACTTTCTTCGTCGCACATGAATTTCTATCACAGGGAAGCCAGTCCAGCTTACGCGATGGTGTGTGCAGACGGAACGCTGACAGGAATTTTCTTCGATTGGGCTTGAGGATTTTTGAGATTTTTAGGGGCTGAAACAAAAGGGGAAATGAGGAGTTCAGGATCGGTGAGAGCCAAAAATGAggaggaagccatggttggcTTCACTCTCTgctaatggtgggtggtggtattgggtatctacattgtaaaggaagaagatgatttggggaagatgatggcattttggtttttttaaattttagcaaataggtcagagCAATTgggtcttttcaaaatttagaaaagatagaagatatGGTAATTTGGCCATTTTTTAGTATTCAATGCATGATGTAAACTTAAATGACTTTAAGGGATAAAGTAGGGATGGTACGTGGATTTGATACTAGGAATATTGGGTGAATTTTAGGGGTACGCCTATGGTAGCGTTTTTACTAAGCGATTCCTTATAAAGCCTCGCAAACGTTATTCTTCTCGTCTCCATCATTGCCTGACGAAACCAAGCACATAtcttttatctttatctttCTCTCGCTTTATCAAACCGTCTTTCGTGTTGTGCTTTTGTGATTGCAATGGCGAGTTCCGATGCTGAGCgcagagaagaggaggagaatgTTGCAGGCGAGGACGAAGACACCGGAGCTCAGGTCGCCCCAATTGTCAAGCTAGAAGAGGTCGCCGTTACCACcggcgaagaagaagaagaatccctCCTTGATCTGTATGCTCATCTActaaaattttcaagttttgacttctagggtttttgactgctagggtttttggtgatCTCTGCTGTTCTTTAGTTCATGATTGTCTGATTATTTCTTTGTCCGTCTATGTCAATGTACTCTATTAATCTGTGATGTTTTCGATGTGTACTCTTGGGTTCACAGGAAATCGAAGCTCTACCGATTTGATAAGGATGGGAACCAATGGAAGGAGAGAGGTGCTGGGACAGTGAAGTTTTTGAGACATAATGAATCAGGGAAGGTTCGGTTGGTTATGCGACAATCAAAGACTCTGAAGATCTGTGCTAATCATCTAAGTACTTTCCCACCACTCTCTCCTTTTCACCTTTTCTTCTCGATTATGGATCGGTCATTTTGGTAGACCTTGATTTGgattcattttaattttatttttcctgtttGTGTATTGCAGTTCTGCCGGTGATGTCAGTTCAGGAACATGCTGGGAACGATAAGTCTTGTGTATGGCATGCCACTGATTTTGCTGATGGGGAATTGAAGGATGAACTTTTCTGCATTCGGTTTCCATCAGTTGAGAGTGAgtattgttttatttattttttagctAAGGTATTACCGATTTGATTGGTGTATATATTTATATCCTTGGATTTTTAGTTTCTtgaccctttcttttttatgtgcTCTAGTTTGAAGTGTAGACCGAGTGTTTTTCTTTATTGAATTCCTGATCTTATGTTACTTGTCTCATTTCGATCTTCTAGTACTACATAAGGCGTTAGAGTAATCTTAAGCTCTCCTTCTGTAATGATGCTCCTCTCCCTTATCTTTTGGGTGATTGAAAAAGACCAGAGTTTGATTTCTTATTAATGAGGAGTTGAGAAATGTGGTAAGCTTTTCAGTAGCTATTGTGAATCAATAGCCAATAATCAACTTTCCCGGCTAGTTACTGATGCAATTAGACAGCATCA encodes:
- the LOC122671423 gene encoding ran-binding protein 1 homolog b-like, with product MASSDAERREEEENVAGEDEDTGAQVAPIVKLEEVAVTTGEEEEESLLDLKSKLYRFDKDGNQWKERGAGTVKFLRHNESGKVRLVMRQSKTLKICANHLILPVMSVQEHAGNDKSCVWHATDFADGELKDELFCIRFPSVENCKTFMEMFQEIAESQGKKEESKDATAAAGLLEKLSVEDAKSEKTGEEVPVAVKEKETDSEAKPEAEKKEEPSSSA